CTGCATCAAAGAATCGGAATTAAAAAAGGTTTACAAAAGCATTCTTTCAGCTTTAGAAAAAGTTGAATAGTCGTATCTTTGAGCTATGCAATCAATACTTATCACATCAAAATCTAGCTTATCCGCTTTGGGGCATGAAAGTGATGAAGTATGGAAGAATTATCAAAGAGAATCGACTTGCTTATCTATATGTTGCTTTAATGATATGGATACACCAACTGGCAGATTACAAGAAAAAACACAATTACTGATTGATAATTTAAGAAAAGAAGACCCGCACTACAGAAGATTAGATAAAAGTGTATTGATGGCAATTTTAGTAGGCAGAGACGCCTTGTCTAAATCCAAATGGTCTGACCTTTCAAGAGTCGGCATCAATATGGGCTCGTCAAGAGGAGCAACACAATTATTTGAAAAATATCACGAACACTTTATCAACTCTCCAAAAAAGAGAATTTCTCCACTAGTATCTCCGACTACCACATTAGGAAATATTTCATCCTGGATGGCTTTTGATTTTGCTTCTAATGGGGCTACACTAACACATTCTATTACTTGTAGTACAGCACTTCACTCCATTTTAAACGCTTGTGTATGGATAAAAAGTGGAATGACTGATAAATTTATTGCTGGAGGAACTGAAGCACCGCTTACCGACTTTACTATTTCTCAAATGAGATCCTTGAGTATTTACAGTAAAAATACATCTGAATGGTATTGTAGCCCAATGAAAAAGGGAAATACTAAAAACAATATGGTCCTTGGTGAAGGTGCAAGTGCATTTTGTTTAGAAGCCGACAATGGACAACAACACTTAGCTAAGATAATAGGCTTAGGCTATGCTACAGAAAAGATAGAACACCCTGCCTCTTTATCAGCAGATGCTCACTGTTTACGAAAAAGCATGGAAATGGCTCTATTTGACAGTGAACTAAAAACAGTTGATGCAATTGTTATGCATGCACCTGGAACTATAAAAGGTGATGAATCCGAATACAAAGCCATTAAATCTGTATTTGGATCGAACACTCCACATTTAATAAGCACTAAACACCAAAGCGGACATACTTTTGGAGCATCTGGTGGCTTAAGTTTAGATTTGGCTGTAGAAATGCTTAATCGAAAACGCCTAATAAAATTCCCATATCAAACGGAAGTTACTCAAGAAAAAAGCATGCCAAAAACTATACTTATCAATGCCGTAGGATTTGGCGGAAATGCTGTAAGCATCATAGTTAAAAAGACAGATTAAAAACTATATTTGTTATATAAATTCAACGATTATGAATAATAGCTGGACAATCGATAAGATTTTAGAAATCTATAAAAAGCCCTTAATGGAGTTGATTTTTGAAGCTGCTCAAACTCACCGTCAACATCACAATCCATTGGAAGTTCAAATTAGCACTCTCCTCTCTATTAAAACTGGCGGATGTTCAGAAGATTGTGGCTATTGTCCACAAGCTGCAAGGTATCACAC
The genomic region above belongs to Flavobacteriales bacterium and contains:
- a CDS encoding beta-ketoacyl synthase produces the protein MQSILITSKSSLSALGHESDEVWKNYQRESTCLSICCFNDMDTPTGRLQEKTQLLIDNLRKEDPHYRRLDKSVLMAILVGRDALSKSKWSDLSRVGINMGSSRGATQLFEKYHEHFINSPKKRISPLVSPTTTLGNISSWMAFDFASNGATLTHSITCSTALHSILNACVWIKSGMTDKFIAGGTEAPLTDFTISQMRSLSIYSKNTSEWYCSPMKKGNTKNNMVLGEGASAFCLEADNGQQHLAKIIGLGYATEKIEHPASLSADAHCLRKSMEMALFDSELKTVDAIVMHAPGTIKGDESEYKAIKSVFGSNTPHLISTKHQSGHTFGASGGLSLDLAVEMLNRKRLIKFPYQTEVTQEKSMPKTILINAVGFGGNAVSIIVKKTD